The Sorangiineae bacterium MSr11954 DNA segment ATTCCTCCACGGCGCGGGAAGCGGAGCTCTTGACCGGGATCCTCGGCAAGCCGCTCTCCGGAAATAGTGAGCCCGTCGAGGCCTACGAGAGCGAGCTGGCTCGCTACTTCGGGGCGAAGCACGCCGTGGCGGTGTCGTCTGGATCGGCCGCCGTCATGGCGGGGGCGGCGGCGCTCGATCTCCGTCCAGGGGACGAGGTCGTGCTGACCCCGACCTGCCCGTTGTGCACCGTGTATCCGCTGCAATCCATGGGGCTCGTGCCCGTCTTCGCGGACACGCAGCCCACCAACTTTTCGATCGATCTCGACGATCTGGCGCGGGTGGTCGGTCCGAAGACCCGCGCCATCATCGACATTCCCATGTGGGGATATCCGGTTCCGGTGAAGGCCCTGCGCGCGGCGGCCGACGCGTACGGCCTGCCGCTCTTGCTCGATCTGGCGCATGGCCACGGCGTGACGGTCGACGGCAAGCCGCTATGGACCTATGGCGACGTGGCGACCTTCAGCACGCACGACAGCAAAATTTTGTCGACCGGCGAAGGGGGCTTCGTCCTCACCGATCGGGCCGACTGCGCCGAGCGCGCGCGCGGCTTTACCCGCTTTGGCAACCTCGATGGTGTCCACCTCGGGATCAACCTCAAGCTCAGCGGGCTGCAGGCCGAGCTGGGCCGGCATCGGCTGTCGATGTTCGACGCTTCCCTCGAGAAACGCCTGGCGAACGCGAGGCGCGTGCTCGATGGGATCGCGCACCCCGTGGTGTCCGAGCTTTCCGTGGTGCCGGGCGGCAAGCCGAATTACTTTACCCTGCTGCTCCAGCTTCCATCGACGGAGACGAGCGAGCGTTTCATCTCCCATCTGGCCCAGTGGGGCATACCGTCGGACATCGCGAAGTAC contains these protein-coding regions:
- a CDS encoding DegT/DnrJ/EryC1/StrS family aminotransferase, which codes for MSLVFRSIPDTYRYSSTAREAELLTGILGKPLSGNSEPVEAYESELARYFGAKHAVAVSSGSAAVMAGAAALDLRPGDEVVLTPTCPLCTVYPLQSMGLVPVFADTQPTNFSIDLDDLARVVGPKTRAIIDIPMWGYPVPVKALRAAADAYGLPLLLDLAHGHGVTVDGKPLWTYGDVATFSTHDSKILSTGEGGFVLTDRADCAERARGFTRFGNLDGVHLGINLKLSGLQAELGRHRLSMFDASLEKRLANARRVLDGIAHPVVSELSVVPGGKPNYFTLLLQLPSTETSERFISHLAQWGIPSDIAKYGCRPLYEFPLLRSFARDCSNAKRLLGTITTIPIHPSLSEDDLDHIVRVINVFGTGSSR